A window of Tripterygium wilfordii isolate XIE 37 chromosome 7, ASM1340144v1, whole genome shotgun sequence contains these coding sequences:
- the LOC120002833 gene encoding LYR motif-containing protein At3g19508 has translation MERALRAYAAVLRLVRRLPEDTRPYYAKYVRENFVNYRDVEVTDPKAVDEIFHRTYNHSLWILNKYSIDKSAAKRLKEICL, from the exons atggagagagcaTTGAGAGCTTACGCTGCCGTGCTGAGGCTAGTGAGGCGATTGCCGGAGGATACAAGGCCGTACTACGCCAAGTACGTCCGCGAGAATTTCGTCAACTACAGAGATGTAGAGGTCACCGATCCCAAAGCCGTCGATGAGATCTTCCACAGGACCTACAACCACTCTCTCTGGATCCTCAACAAG TATTCTATTGACAAATCGGCCGCGAAGAGGCTAAAGGAGATCTGCCTCTGA
- the LOC120002312 gene encoding DNA repair protein REV1 isoform X1 produces the protein MSSDASRSVNSGQKSKRSFNSNSSSHNSNVSNRKRNKKSSSQNQKTLGMAWGANSLSSSRVSSFRSSPFSDFGSYMVEKNRKLQNQFDAEASTSSRSGSSSEKPIFHGVSIFVDGFTVPSSQELRGYMLKHGGRFENYFSRHRVTHIICSNLPDSKIKNLRSFSCGLPVVKPSWILESVAANKVLNWLPFQLDQISDDQPKLSDFFVPKSCLMSRDASNHTFCHTNLDVEDSSVKGGTLKDSNLHDGGESTEHTRWISTESICPVHDNAIVTMNMNPSGGNRKSCEGNISDFSYCVAEDETSVKSNIQSSSCQPSASVSHCCSDNEAAKGSISSRILDPSNQRHSTTGDPNFVENYFKNSRLHFIGTWRHRYRKRFPSLTNGVKCASSEAGTSHSWKNATIHIDMDCFFVSVVIRNRPELQNKPVAICHSNNPKGTAEISSANYPARSYGVRAGMFVRDAKALCPQLVIFPYNFEAYEEVADRFYDILHKYCNKVQAVSCDEAFLDLTDLKVEDPEFLASAIRKEIFETTGCTASAGIAGNMLMARLATRVAKPNGQCYIPPERVDEHLHQLPVEALPGIGHVLQEKLKQRNVSTCGQLRMISKDSLKKDFGTKTGEMLWNYCRGVDNRTVGVIQESKSIGAEVNWGVRFKNLKDSQHFLLNLCKEVSLRLQGCGVQGRTLTLKMKKRRKDAEEPSKYMGCGDCENLSHSITLPEAVDDVEVLQRITKQLFGSFHIDVKDIRGIGLQVTKLESIETSRQGFERNSLKSWLISGSGCKEVATKERVDIDCEKALERRMNGTLGRLSTDQIGTSAEIENNSSNDGDCLNQLSALPPLSHLDIGVIGTLPPELFSELNEVYSGKLVDFIAKNKGKGKEVSNSLCPLPHEGVEGLRSKGEGPSFSDLLPSRQISLDDKVQQCKVEELPRVPVSGSYNEAISTIHLGKFDLLPSSLSQVDATVLQELPEEFKVDLLRMLPAHRRQEQISDAALCPLTGNCEEPLSIGLTESPSEPIDFILTNDLWIGHPPLWVDKFKFSNCSVLNTLAEVYYKSGSNGTLSLVLQRTISESFHLPDASSEGWHDAIYSLCELMKQYIKLKTESDIEEIYICFRLLKRLTKNSSFFSRVYDTVFPYLQAFVSEFYGGNLHI, from the exons ATGAGTTCGGATGCGTCGCGCTCTGTGAACTCAGGCCAAAAATCGAAGAGAAGCTTCAATTCGAATTCGTCTTCACACAACAGTAATGTTAGTAACAGGAAGAGGAATAAGAAGAGCAGTAGCCAGAACCAGAAGACCCTAGGAATGGCTTGGGGAGCCAATTCTCTCTCATCCTCTCGCGTATCTTCCTTTCGAAGCTCTCCTTTCTCTGATTTCGGCAG TTATATGGTGGAGAAAAATCGGAAGCTTCAGAATCAGTTTGATGCTGAGGCTTCAACTTCTTCACGCAGTGGTTCCAGTTCCGAGAAGCCAATATTTCATGGGGTTTCGATCTTTGTTGACGGTTTTACAGTTCCTTCTAGCCAG GAACTTCGAGGCTATATGTTGAAGCATGGCGGTCGATTTGAGAATTACTTTTCGAGACATCGCGTTACACATATTATCTGCAGCAATCTTCCTGATAGTAAAATTAAAAATCTCAG ATCCTTCAGTTGTGGTCTTCCAGTTGTAAAGCCTTCTTGGATTTTGGAATCAGTCGCTGCAAACAAAGTTTTGAATT GGCTTCCTTTCCAGCTTGATCAGATCTCTGATGACCAACCAAAGTTGTCAGACTTCTTTGTGCCGAAGAGTTGTTTGATGTCAAGAGATGCTTCAAACCATACATTTTGTCATACAAACCTGGATGTTGAGGATTCCTCTGTTAAGGGTGGCACTTTAAAAGATTCAAATTTACATGATGGGGGTGAATCTACAGAACACACAAGATGGATTAGTACAGAATCTATTTGTCCTGTACACGATAATGCTATTGTAACAATGAATATGAACCCAAGTGGTGGCAATAGAAAATCTTGCGAAGGAAATATTTCAGATTTTAGTTATTGTGTTGCAGAAGACGAAACTAGTGTAAAAAGCAATATTCAATCTAGTTCCTGCCAGCCTTCTGCTTCAGTAAGCCACTGCTGCTCAGATAACGAAGCTGCAAAAGGATCAATAAGTTCAAGAATTCTAGACCCTTCTAATCAGCGTCATTCAACTACGGGGGACCCAAATTTTGTGGAAAATTATTTCAAG AATTCAAGGTTGCATTTTATTGGAACCTGGAGGCATCGATATCGTAAGCGTTTTCCCAGCCTCACCAATGGGGTTAAATGTGCAAGTTCCGAAGCGGGTACTTCTCATTCTTGGAAGAATGCCACAATCCACATTGATATG GACTGTTTCTTTGTATCAGTTGTCATCAGGAACCGCCCTGAATTACAGAACAAGCCTGTCGCTATTTGCCATTCAAATAATCCAAAAGGAACTGCTGAGATTTCCTCTGCAAACTATCCTGCTCGCAGTTATG GAGTTAGGGCTGGAATGTTTGTGAGAGATGCCAAGGCTCTTTGTCCCCAGCTTGTCATTTTTCCGTACAACTTTGAAGCATACGAGGAG GTAGCTGATCGGTTTTATGATATCTTGCATAAGTATTGCAACAAAGTGCAG GCAGTTAGCTGTGACGAAGCTTTTTTAGATTTGACAGACTTGAAAGTGGAGGATCCGGAGTTCTTAGCTTCTGCAATAAGGAAAGAGATCTTTGAAACTACTGGATGCACTGCCAGCGCTGGGATAGCTGGAAATATGCTCATGGCCCGCCTTGCCACTAGAGTTGCTAAACCAAATGGTCAATGCTACATCCCACCTGAGAGG GTGGATGAGCACTTACACCAACTTCCAGTTGAAGCACTTCCAGGAATAGGGCATGTTTTACAAGAGAAACTCAAGCAGAGAAACGTTTCGACCTGTGGACAGTTGCGTATGATATCCAAG GATTCTCTTAAAAAAGACTTTGGAACAAAGACGGGcgagatgctttggaattattgtAGAGGAGTAGATAATCGGACTGTTGGAGTGATTCAG GAAAGCAAGTCTATAGGTGCTGAAGTTAATTGGGGTGTGAGGTTCAAGAATTTGAAAGAT AGTCAGCATTTTTTGTTAAACCTTTGCAAGGAGGTTTCCCTGCGTTTGCAGGGCTGTGGAGTACAAGGGCGCACACTAACTCTTAAG atgaagaagagaagaaaagatgCCGAGGAGCCTTCTAAATATATGGGCTGTGGAGATTGTGAAAACTTGAGCCACTCCATCACG CTTCCTGAAGCCGTTGATGATGTGGAAGTCCTTCAGAGGATAACAAAGCAGCTTTTTGGTTCTTTCCACATAG ATGTTAAGGACATTCGAGGTATTGGCTTGCAAGTGACGAAGCTTGAAAGTATCGAGACTTCTAGGCAAG GGTTTGAAAGAAATTCTTTAAAGTCTTGGCTTATATCCGGCTCAGGATGTAAAGAAGTAGCAACGAAAGAGAGGGTTGACATAG ATTGTGAAAAAGCACTGGAACGGAGAATGAATGGAACCTTAGGGAGATTATCCACTGATCAAATTGGGACTTCTGCTGAAATAGAGAATAATTCATCAAATGATGGAGATTGTTTGAACCAGCTTTCTGCTTTGCCACCATTAAGTCATCTTGATATAGGAGTTATAGGGACTCTTCCTCCTGAACTCTTTTCAGAGCTAAATGAAGTCTATAGTGGAAAATTAGTCGACTTCATTGCCAAAAACAAGGGAAAAGGGAAAGAAGTCAGCAATTCTTTATGCCCACTTCCACATGAAGGCGTGGAAG GTCTAAGGAGTAAGGGAGAGGGACCTTCTTTTTCTGACCTGCTCCCCTCAAGACAAATATCTCTGGACGATAAG GTACAGCAATGTAAAGTTGAGGAACTGCCAAGAGTGCCTGTTTCAGGGTCCTATAATGAGGCCATTTCCACGATACATCTTGGAAAATTTGATTTATTGCCGTCATCCTTAAGTCAAGTAGATGCAACGGTTTTACAAGAGCTGCCTGAAGAATTTAAAGTAGACTTACTTCGGATGCTTCCTGCACATAGGAGACAAGAACAAATTTCAGATGCTGCCTTGTGTCCTCTTACGGGAAACTGTGAGGAACCTTTGAGTATTGGGTTAACAGAAAGTCCATCTGAACCAATAGATTTCATTTTGACGAATGATCTTTGGATTGGACACCCTCCACTCTGGGTTGATAAGTTCAAATTTTCTAATTGCTCGGTATTAAATACTCTTGCTGAGGTGTATTACAAATCAGGGTCGAATGGGACTTTATCTCTGGTTTTGCAAAGAACTATTTCAGAATCATTCCATCTACCAGATGCAAGTTCTGAGGGCTGGCATGATGCTATCTACAGCTTATGTGAGCTTATGAAGCAGTATATTAAGCTAAAAACAGAATCAGATATTGAAGAGATCTACATATGCTTTCGTCTTCTTAAAAG gcttacaaaaaattcaagTTTTTTCTCGCGAGTGTATGACACTGTCTTCCCCTACCTTCAG GCATTTGTCAGCGAATTCTATGGAGGAAACCTACACATTTAA
- the LOC120002312 gene encoding DNA repair protein REV1 isoform X2, translated as MSSDASRSVNSGQKSKRSFNSNSSSHNSNVSNRKRNKKSSSQNQKTLGMAWGANSLSSSRVSSFRSSPFSDFGSYMVEKNRKLQNQFDAEASTSSRSGSSSEKPIFHGVSIFVDGFTVPSSQELRGYMLKHGGRFENYFSRHRVTHIICSNLPDSKIKNLRSFSCGLPVVKPSWILESVAANKVLNWLPFQLDQISDDQPKLSDFFVPKSCLMSRDASNHTFCHTNLDVEDSSVKGGTLKDSNLHDGGESTEHTRWISTESICPVHDNAIVTMNMNPSGGNRKSCEGNISDFSYCVAEDETSVKSNIQSSSCQPSASVSHCCSDNEAAKGSISSRILDPSNQRHSTTGDPNFVENYFKNSRLHFIGTWRHRYRKRFPSLTNGVKCASSEAGTSHSWKNATIHIDMDCFFVSVVIRNRPELQNKPVAICHSNNPKGTAEISSANYPARSYGVRAGMFVRDAKALCPQLVIFPYNFEAYEEVADRFYDILHKYCNKVQAVSCDEAFLDLTDLKVEDPEFLASAIRKEIFETTGCTASAGIAGNMLMARLATRVAKPNGQCYIPPERVDEHLHQLPVEALPGIGHVLQEKLKQRNVSTCGQLRMISKDSLKKDFGTKTGEMLWNYCRGVDNRTVGVIQESKSIGAEVNWGVRFKNLKDSQHFLLNLCKEVSLRLQGCGVQGRTLTLKMKKRRKDAEEPSKYMGCGDCENLSHSITLPEAVDDVEVLQRITKQLFGSFHIDVKDIRGIGLQVTKLESIETSRQGFERNSLKSWLISGSGCKEVATKERVDIDCEKALERRMNGTLGRLSTDQIGTSAEIENNSSNDGDCLNQLSALPPLSHLDIGVIGTLPPELFSELNEVYSGKLVDFIAKNKGKGKEVSNSLCPLPHEGVEGLRSKGEGPSFSDLLPSRQISLDDKQCKVEELPRVPVSGSYNEAISTIHLGKFDLLPSSLSQVDATVLQELPEEFKVDLLRMLPAHRRQEQISDAALCPLTGNCEEPLSIGLTESPSEPIDFILTNDLWIGHPPLWVDKFKFSNCSVLNTLAEVYYKSGSNGTLSLVLQRTISESFHLPDASSEGWHDAIYSLCELMKQYIKLKTESDIEEIYICFRLLKRLTKNSSFFSRVYDTVFPYLQAFVSEFYGGNLHI; from the exons ATGAGTTCGGATGCGTCGCGCTCTGTGAACTCAGGCCAAAAATCGAAGAGAAGCTTCAATTCGAATTCGTCTTCACACAACAGTAATGTTAGTAACAGGAAGAGGAATAAGAAGAGCAGTAGCCAGAACCAGAAGACCCTAGGAATGGCTTGGGGAGCCAATTCTCTCTCATCCTCTCGCGTATCTTCCTTTCGAAGCTCTCCTTTCTCTGATTTCGGCAG TTATATGGTGGAGAAAAATCGGAAGCTTCAGAATCAGTTTGATGCTGAGGCTTCAACTTCTTCACGCAGTGGTTCCAGTTCCGAGAAGCCAATATTTCATGGGGTTTCGATCTTTGTTGACGGTTTTACAGTTCCTTCTAGCCAG GAACTTCGAGGCTATATGTTGAAGCATGGCGGTCGATTTGAGAATTACTTTTCGAGACATCGCGTTACACATATTATCTGCAGCAATCTTCCTGATAGTAAAATTAAAAATCTCAG ATCCTTCAGTTGTGGTCTTCCAGTTGTAAAGCCTTCTTGGATTTTGGAATCAGTCGCTGCAAACAAAGTTTTGAATT GGCTTCCTTTCCAGCTTGATCAGATCTCTGATGACCAACCAAAGTTGTCAGACTTCTTTGTGCCGAAGAGTTGTTTGATGTCAAGAGATGCTTCAAACCATACATTTTGTCATACAAACCTGGATGTTGAGGATTCCTCTGTTAAGGGTGGCACTTTAAAAGATTCAAATTTACATGATGGGGGTGAATCTACAGAACACACAAGATGGATTAGTACAGAATCTATTTGTCCTGTACACGATAATGCTATTGTAACAATGAATATGAACCCAAGTGGTGGCAATAGAAAATCTTGCGAAGGAAATATTTCAGATTTTAGTTATTGTGTTGCAGAAGACGAAACTAGTGTAAAAAGCAATATTCAATCTAGTTCCTGCCAGCCTTCTGCTTCAGTAAGCCACTGCTGCTCAGATAACGAAGCTGCAAAAGGATCAATAAGTTCAAGAATTCTAGACCCTTCTAATCAGCGTCATTCAACTACGGGGGACCCAAATTTTGTGGAAAATTATTTCAAG AATTCAAGGTTGCATTTTATTGGAACCTGGAGGCATCGATATCGTAAGCGTTTTCCCAGCCTCACCAATGGGGTTAAATGTGCAAGTTCCGAAGCGGGTACTTCTCATTCTTGGAAGAATGCCACAATCCACATTGATATG GACTGTTTCTTTGTATCAGTTGTCATCAGGAACCGCCCTGAATTACAGAACAAGCCTGTCGCTATTTGCCATTCAAATAATCCAAAAGGAACTGCTGAGATTTCCTCTGCAAACTATCCTGCTCGCAGTTATG GAGTTAGGGCTGGAATGTTTGTGAGAGATGCCAAGGCTCTTTGTCCCCAGCTTGTCATTTTTCCGTACAACTTTGAAGCATACGAGGAG GTAGCTGATCGGTTTTATGATATCTTGCATAAGTATTGCAACAAAGTGCAG GCAGTTAGCTGTGACGAAGCTTTTTTAGATTTGACAGACTTGAAAGTGGAGGATCCGGAGTTCTTAGCTTCTGCAATAAGGAAAGAGATCTTTGAAACTACTGGATGCACTGCCAGCGCTGGGATAGCTGGAAATATGCTCATGGCCCGCCTTGCCACTAGAGTTGCTAAACCAAATGGTCAATGCTACATCCCACCTGAGAGG GTGGATGAGCACTTACACCAACTTCCAGTTGAAGCACTTCCAGGAATAGGGCATGTTTTACAAGAGAAACTCAAGCAGAGAAACGTTTCGACCTGTGGACAGTTGCGTATGATATCCAAG GATTCTCTTAAAAAAGACTTTGGAACAAAGACGGGcgagatgctttggaattattgtAGAGGAGTAGATAATCGGACTGTTGGAGTGATTCAG GAAAGCAAGTCTATAGGTGCTGAAGTTAATTGGGGTGTGAGGTTCAAGAATTTGAAAGAT AGTCAGCATTTTTTGTTAAACCTTTGCAAGGAGGTTTCCCTGCGTTTGCAGGGCTGTGGAGTACAAGGGCGCACACTAACTCTTAAG atgaagaagagaagaaaagatgCCGAGGAGCCTTCTAAATATATGGGCTGTGGAGATTGTGAAAACTTGAGCCACTCCATCACG CTTCCTGAAGCCGTTGATGATGTGGAAGTCCTTCAGAGGATAACAAAGCAGCTTTTTGGTTCTTTCCACATAG ATGTTAAGGACATTCGAGGTATTGGCTTGCAAGTGACGAAGCTTGAAAGTATCGAGACTTCTAGGCAAG GGTTTGAAAGAAATTCTTTAAAGTCTTGGCTTATATCCGGCTCAGGATGTAAAGAAGTAGCAACGAAAGAGAGGGTTGACATAG ATTGTGAAAAAGCACTGGAACGGAGAATGAATGGAACCTTAGGGAGATTATCCACTGATCAAATTGGGACTTCTGCTGAAATAGAGAATAATTCATCAAATGATGGAGATTGTTTGAACCAGCTTTCTGCTTTGCCACCATTAAGTCATCTTGATATAGGAGTTATAGGGACTCTTCCTCCTGAACTCTTTTCAGAGCTAAATGAAGTCTATAGTGGAAAATTAGTCGACTTCATTGCCAAAAACAAGGGAAAAGGGAAAGAAGTCAGCAATTCTTTATGCCCACTTCCACATGAAGGCGTGGAAG GTCTAAGGAGTAAGGGAGAGGGACCTTCTTTTTCTGACCTGCTCCCCTCAAGACAAATATCTCTGGACGATAAG CAATGTAAAGTTGAGGAACTGCCAAGAGTGCCTGTTTCAGGGTCCTATAATGAGGCCATTTCCACGATACATCTTGGAAAATTTGATTTATTGCCGTCATCCTTAAGTCAAGTAGATGCAACGGTTTTACAAGAGCTGCCTGAAGAATTTAAAGTAGACTTACTTCGGATGCTTCCTGCACATAGGAGACAAGAACAAATTTCAGATGCTGCCTTGTGTCCTCTTACGGGAAACTGTGAGGAACCTTTGAGTATTGGGTTAACAGAAAGTCCATCTGAACCAATAGATTTCATTTTGACGAATGATCTTTGGATTGGACACCCTCCACTCTGGGTTGATAAGTTCAAATTTTCTAATTGCTCGGTATTAAATACTCTTGCTGAGGTGTATTACAAATCAGGGTCGAATGGGACTTTATCTCTGGTTTTGCAAAGAACTATTTCAGAATCATTCCATCTACCAGATGCAAGTTCTGAGGGCTGGCATGATGCTATCTACAGCTTATGTGAGCTTATGAAGCAGTATATTAAGCTAAAAACAGAATCAGATATTGAAGAGATCTACATATGCTTTCGTCTTCTTAAAAG gcttacaaaaaattcaagTTTTTTCTCGCGAGTGTATGACACTGTCTTCCCCTACCTTCAG GCATTTGTCAGCGAATTCTATGGAGGAAACCTACACATTTAA
- the LOC120002312 gene encoding DNA repair protein REV1 isoform X3 produces MLKHGGRFENYFSRHRVTHIICSNLPDSKIKNLRSFSCGLPVVKPSWILESVAANKVLNWLPFQLDQISDDQPKLSDFFVPKSCLMSRDASNHTFCHTNLDVEDSSVKGGTLKDSNLHDGGESTEHTRWISTESICPVHDNAIVTMNMNPSGGNRKSCEGNISDFSYCVAEDETSVKSNIQSSSCQPSASVSHCCSDNEAAKGSISSRILDPSNQRHSTTGDPNFVENYFKNSRLHFIGTWRHRYRKRFPSLTNGVKCASSEAGTSHSWKNATIHIDMDCFFVSVVIRNRPELQNKPVAICHSNNPKGTAEISSANYPARSYGVRAGMFVRDAKALCPQLVIFPYNFEAYEEVADRFYDILHKYCNKVQAVSCDEAFLDLTDLKVEDPEFLASAIRKEIFETTGCTASAGIAGNMLMARLATRVAKPNGQCYIPPERVDEHLHQLPVEALPGIGHVLQEKLKQRNVSTCGQLRMISKDSLKKDFGTKTGEMLWNYCRGVDNRTVGVIQESKSIGAEVNWGVRFKNLKDSQHFLLNLCKEVSLRLQGCGVQGRTLTLKMKKRRKDAEEPSKYMGCGDCENLSHSITLPEAVDDVEVLQRITKQLFGSFHIDVKDIRGIGLQVTKLESIETSRQGFERNSLKSWLISGSGCKEVATKERVDIDCEKALERRMNGTLGRLSTDQIGTSAEIENNSSNDGDCLNQLSALPPLSHLDIGVIGTLPPELFSELNEVYSGKLVDFIAKNKGKGKEVSNSLCPLPHEGVEGLRSKGEGPSFSDLLPSRQISLDDKVQQCKVEELPRVPVSGSYNEAISTIHLGKFDLLPSSLSQVDATVLQELPEEFKVDLLRMLPAHRRQEQISDAALCPLTGNCEEPLSIGLTESPSEPIDFILTNDLWIGHPPLWVDKFKFSNCSVLNTLAEVYYKSGSNGTLSLVLQRTISESFHLPDASSEGWHDAIYSLCELMKQYIKLKTESDIEEIYICFRLLKRLTKNSSFFSRVYDTVFPYLQAFVSEFYGGNLHI; encoded by the exons ATGTTGAAGCATGGCGGTCGATTTGAGAATTACTTTTCGAGACATCGCGTTACACATATTATCTGCAGCAATCTTCCTGATAGTAAAATTAAAAATCTCAG ATCCTTCAGTTGTGGTCTTCCAGTTGTAAAGCCTTCTTGGATTTTGGAATCAGTCGCTGCAAACAAAGTTTTGAATT GGCTTCCTTTCCAGCTTGATCAGATCTCTGATGACCAACCAAAGTTGTCAGACTTCTTTGTGCCGAAGAGTTGTTTGATGTCAAGAGATGCTTCAAACCATACATTTTGTCATACAAACCTGGATGTTGAGGATTCCTCTGTTAAGGGTGGCACTTTAAAAGATTCAAATTTACATGATGGGGGTGAATCTACAGAACACACAAGATGGATTAGTACAGAATCTATTTGTCCTGTACACGATAATGCTATTGTAACAATGAATATGAACCCAAGTGGTGGCAATAGAAAATCTTGCGAAGGAAATATTTCAGATTTTAGTTATTGTGTTGCAGAAGACGAAACTAGTGTAAAAAGCAATATTCAATCTAGTTCCTGCCAGCCTTCTGCTTCAGTAAGCCACTGCTGCTCAGATAACGAAGCTGCAAAAGGATCAATAAGTTCAAGAATTCTAGACCCTTCTAATCAGCGTCATTCAACTACGGGGGACCCAAATTTTGTGGAAAATTATTTCAAG AATTCAAGGTTGCATTTTATTGGAACCTGGAGGCATCGATATCGTAAGCGTTTTCCCAGCCTCACCAATGGGGTTAAATGTGCAAGTTCCGAAGCGGGTACTTCTCATTCTTGGAAGAATGCCACAATCCACATTGATATG GACTGTTTCTTTGTATCAGTTGTCATCAGGAACCGCCCTGAATTACAGAACAAGCCTGTCGCTATTTGCCATTCAAATAATCCAAAAGGAACTGCTGAGATTTCCTCTGCAAACTATCCTGCTCGCAGTTATG GAGTTAGGGCTGGAATGTTTGTGAGAGATGCCAAGGCTCTTTGTCCCCAGCTTGTCATTTTTCCGTACAACTTTGAAGCATACGAGGAG GTAGCTGATCGGTTTTATGATATCTTGCATAAGTATTGCAACAAAGTGCAG GCAGTTAGCTGTGACGAAGCTTTTTTAGATTTGACAGACTTGAAAGTGGAGGATCCGGAGTTCTTAGCTTCTGCAATAAGGAAAGAGATCTTTGAAACTACTGGATGCACTGCCAGCGCTGGGATAGCTGGAAATATGCTCATGGCCCGCCTTGCCACTAGAGTTGCTAAACCAAATGGTCAATGCTACATCCCACCTGAGAGG GTGGATGAGCACTTACACCAACTTCCAGTTGAAGCACTTCCAGGAATAGGGCATGTTTTACAAGAGAAACTCAAGCAGAGAAACGTTTCGACCTGTGGACAGTTGCGTATGATATCCAAG GATTCTCTTAAAAAAGACTTTGGAACAAAGACGGGcgagatgctttggaattattgtAGAGGAGTAGATAATCGGACTGTTGGAGTGATTCAG GAAAGCAAGTCTATAGGTGCTGAAGTTAATTGGGGTGTGAGGTTCAAGAATTTGAAAGAT AGTCAGCATTTTTTGTTAAACCTTTGCAAGGAGGTTTCCCTGCGTTTGCAGGGCTGTGGAGTACAAGGGCGCACACTAACTCTTAAG atgaagaagagaagaaaagatgCCGAGGAGCCTTCTAAATATATGGGCTGTGGAGATTGTGAAAACTTGAGCCACTCCATCACG CTTCCTGAAGCCGTTGATGATGTGGAAGTCCTTCAGAGGATAACAAAGCAGCTTTTTGGTTCTTTCCACATAG ATGTTAAGGACATTCGAGGTATTGGCTTGCAAGTGACGAAGCTTGAAAGTATCGAGACTTCTAGGCAAG GGTTTGAAAGAAATTCTTTAAAGTCTTGGCTTATATCCGGCTCAGGATGTAAAGAAGTAGCAACGAAAGAGAGGGTTGACATAG ATTGTGAAAAAGCACTGGAACGGAGAATGAATGGAACCTTAGGGAGATTATCCACTGATCAAATTGGGACTTCTGCTGAAATAGAGAATAATTCATCAAATGATGGAGATTGTTTGAACCAGCTTTCTGCTTTGCCACCATTAAGTCATCTTGATATAGGAGTTATAGGGACTCTTCCTCCTGAACTCTTTTCAGAGCTAAATGAAGTCTATAGTGGAAAATTAGTCGACTTCATTGCCAAAAACAAGGGAAAAGGGAAAGAAGTCAGCAATTCTTTATGCCCACTTCCACATGAAGGCGTGGAAG GTCTAAGGAGTAAGGGAGAGGGACCTTCTTTTTCTGACCTGCTCCCCTCAAGACAAATATCTCTGGACGATAAG GTACAGCAATGTAAAGTTGAGGAACTGCCAAGAGTGCCTGTTTCAGGGTCCTATAATGAGGCCATTTCCACGATACATCTTGGAAAATTTGATTTATTGCCGTCATCCTTAAGTCAAGTAGATGCAACGGTTTTACAAGAGCTGCCTGAAGAATTTAAAGTAGACTTACTTCGGATGCTTCCTGCACATAGGAGACAAGAACAAATTTCAGATGCTGCCTTGTGTCCTCTTACGGGAAACTGTGAGGAACCTTTGAGTATTGGGTTAACAGAAAGTCCATCTGAACCAATAGATTTCATTTTGACGAATGATCTTTGGATTGGACACCCTCCACTCTGGGTTGATAAGTTCAAATTTTCTAATTGCTCGGTATTAAATACTCTTGCTGAGGTGTATTACAAATCAGGGTCGAATGGGACTTTATCTCTGGTTTTGCAAAGAACTATTTCAGAATCATTCCATCTACCAGATGCAAGTTCTGAGGGCTGGCATGATGCTATCTACAGCTTATGTGAGCTTATGAAGCAGTATATTAAGCTAAAAACAGAATCAGATATTGAAGAGATCTACATATGCTTTCGTCTTCTTAAAAG gcttacaaaaaattcaagTTTTTTCTCGCGAGTGTATGACACTGTCTTCCCCTACCTTCAG GCATTTGTCAGCGAATTCTATGGAGGAAACCTACACATTTAA